A region from the Desulfoglaeba alkanexedens ALDC genome encodes:
- a CDS encoding ABC transporter ATP-binding protein produces the protein MSQPLLQVKHLKTYFFTERGVAKAVDDVTFDLLPGRTLGVVGESGCGKSVTALSIMRLIPEPPGRIAEGEILFAGKELLKLSEEGMRRIRGNQISMIFQEPMTSLNPVFRIGEQIAEVLQQHQRLRKREALDRSVELLKRVGIPSAESRVNDYPHQMSGGMRQRVMIAMAIACNPRLIIADEPTTALDVTIQAQILELMRELRETTGTAVLLITHDLGVVAQTAEDVVVMYAGRIVESTTVKALFHDPLHPYTQGLLRSIPGTTDSDEKQRLEAIPGVVPNLLALPPGCKFNDRCRYAFDRCVKEEPGLLVPKPGHTVRCWLYA, from the coding sequence ATGTCTCAACCGCTGCTTCAGGTGAAACACCTCAAGACCTATTTCTTTACGGAACGCGGGGTGGCCAAGGCCGTCGACGACGTGACCTTCGATCTTCTTCCGGGCCGGACGCTCGGTGTGGTCGGCGAATCGGGGTGCGGAAAGAGCGTGACGGCGCTGTCCATCATGCGGCTGATTCCCGAGCCGCCGGGTCGGATCGCGGAAGGCGAGATCCTTTTTGCCGGAAAAGAGCTGCTGAAACTTTCGGAAGAGGGCATGCGCCGGATCCGGGGGAACCAGATTTCCATGATCTTCCAGGAACCCATGACCTCTCTCAACCCGGTGTTCCGCATCGGGGAGCAAATCGCGGAAGTGCTCCAGCAGCACCAGCGACTTCGCAAACGGGAGGCCCTGGATCGATCGGTGGAACTTCTCAAACGGGTGGGCATTCCTTCGGCGGAAAGCCGCGTGAACGACTACCCGCACCAGATGAGCGGCGGGATGCGCCAACGGGTGATGATCGCCATGGCTATCGCATGCAATCCGCGTCTCATCATCGCCGATGAGCCGACCACGGCCCTGGACGTGACCATTCAGGCCCAGATCCTGGAACTCATGAGGGAACTCAGGGAGACCACGGGGACCGCCGTGCTGCTCATCACCCACGACCTGGGGGTGGTGGCCCAGACCGCCGAAGACGTGGTGGTGATGTACGCGGGCAGGATCGTTGAATCCACAACGGTGAAGGCCCTCTTCCATGATCCCCTGCATCCCTACACCCAGGGGCTCTTGCGTTCTATCCCCGGAACCACGGACTCGGATGAAAAACAGCGGCTGGAAGCCATTCCCGGGGTCGTCCCTAACCTTCTGGCACTGCCGCCGGGCTGCAAATTCAACGACCGGTGTCGCTACGCCTTCGACCGCTGCGTTAAGGAGGAACCCGGACTCCTTGTTCCGAAACCCGGTCATACGGTAAGGTGTTGGCTTTATGCATGA
- a CDS encoding ABC transporter ATP-binding protein codes for MGHQETATDLVVLEDVKKYYPVTGGVLRREIGTVKAVDRIDLKVRRGETLGLVGESGCGKSTLGRVILKLEDPTSGKIFFDGQNLANVSRKAMRPLRRKMQIIFQDPYSSLNPRQAVGRIISEGLVIHNAGSFSERQERVRYLMELVGLRPEVIDRYPHEFSGGQRQRIGIARALALQPELMICDEPVSALDVSIRAQVINLLMDLQQEFHLTYLFVSHDLSVVRHISDRVAVMYLGRLVELADKKELYTNPLHPYTQALLEAIPIPDPEVKKDFKGLVGDLPSPLNPPPGCHFHPRCPYAMDVCRVKVPAFVEVHPRHHVRCFLLSGQTQDN; via the coding sequence ATGGGCCATCAGGAAACGGCAACCGACCTGGTCGTGTTGGAGGACGTGAAGAAGTACTATCCGGTCACCGGCGGGGTGTTGCGGCGGGAAATCGGGACCGTAAAAGCCGTGGACAGGATCGACCTCAAAGTCCGCCGCGGCGAAACGCTCGGACTGGTCGGCGAAAGCGGGTGCGGCAAGTCCACGCTGGGCCGGGTGATCCTGAAATTGGAGGACCCGACGTCGGGAAAGATCTTCTTCGACGGGCAGAATCTTGCGAATGTCTCCCGAAAAGCCATGCGCCCGCTCCGCCGCAAGATGCAGATCATCTTCCAGGACCCCTACTCTTCTCTCAACCCCAGACAGGCGGTGGGCCGGATCATTTCCGAAGGGCTTGTCATTCACAACGCCGGGTCCTTCTCGGAACGCCAGGAGCGTGTCCGCTACCTGATGGAACTGGTGGGCCTGCGGCCTGAAGTGATCGACCGCTATCCCCATGAATTCAGCGGCGGACAGCGCCAGCGGATCGGTATCGCCCGCGCCTTGGCCCTGCAGCCGGAACTGATGATATGCGACGAACCCGTCTCCGCCTTGGACGTCTCGATCCGGGCCCAGGTCATCAACTTGCTCATGGACCTGCAGCAGGAATTTCATCTGACCTATCTTTTCGTTTCCCATGACCTTTCCGTGGTCCGACACATCAGCGACCGGGTTGCCGTCATGTACTTGGGACGGCTGGTGGAACTGGCCGACAAGAAAGAACTGTACACCAATCCGCTGCACCCTTACACTCAGGCGCTGCTGGAAGCCATTCCGATCCCGGACCCGGAAGTAAAGAAAGATTTCAAGGGCCTGGTGGGCGATCTTCCCAGTCCGCTCAACCCGCCTCCGGGCTGCCATTTTCATCCCAGATGCCCGTACGCCATGGATGTGTGCCGAGTAAAAGTCCCCGCTTTCGTGGAAGTCCATCCCCGGCACCATGTACGCTGCTTCCTCTTGAGCGGTCAAACCCAGGACAACTGA
- a CDS encoding potassium channel family protein: MNSGVGVIGRRLLLLSLSFLGILLVGTAGYMIVADFSFLDALYMTVITLTTVGFGEVRPLDPAGRLYTILLLFMGVGFVAYHTASFGQLLMDSNLLEIYRRRRVRKKLKEVTNHYIICGYGQMGKIIVRELNRHKVPLVVIDTLESDLLRLQEIGLPYLAGDARDEENLLAAGIERAKGLVSVVAHDTDNVFIVLTARDLNRNLFICARAMTSGIEKRLIKAGADRVVSPYAGGAMRIAQNILRPTVTDFLELALSGDGMALSMEELTIPGEAPLVGKMLMHSGIRSDFNLIIVAIKRSDGTMIYNPSPHETLQGDDTLVAIGPRDNLDRFADQLGGKSPQ; encoded by the coding sequence ATGAATTCCGGTGTTGGCGTCATCGGGCGTCGGCTTCTCCTGCTTTCGCTTTCGTTTCTGGGAATCCTGCTGGTCGGGACGGCCGGCTACATGATAGTCGCCGATTTCAGCTTTCTCGACGCCCTCTACATGACGGTCATCACGTTGACCACCGTCGGCTTCGGTGAAGTGCGCCCGCTCGACCCGGCGGGGAGACTTTACACGATCCTGCTCCTCTTCATGGGTGTCGGATTTGTCGCCTACCATACGGCCTCATTCGGCCAGCTTCTCATGGACAGCAACCTGCTCGAAATCTACCGGAGGCGTCGGGTGCGCAAGAAACTGAAAGAAGTAACCAATCACTATATTATCTGCGGTTACGGGCAAATGGGCAAAATCATCGTCAGGGAACTCAACCGCCACAAGGTCCCGCTGGTGGTCATCGACACGCTGGAATCGGATCTCCTGCGGCTCCAGGAAATAGGCTTGCCTTACCTTGCCGGCGACGCGAGAGACGAAGAGAATCTCCTGGCGGCCGGCATCGAGCGAGCCAAGGGCCTGGTTTCCGTTGTGGCTCACGACACGGACAACGTCTTCATCGTCCTCACCGCCAGGGATTTGAACCGGAATCTTTTCATCTGCGCCCGGGCCATGACGTCGGGGATCGAAAAGCGGCTCATCAAGGCGGGCGCGGACCGGGTCGTTTCCCCTTACGCCGGGGGCGCCATGCGGATCGCTCAGAACATTCTTCGCCCCACCGTCACCGATTTCCTGGAACTGGCCCTCTCCGGCGACGGCATGGCTCTCAGCATGGAAGAACTCACCATTCCCGGGGAAGCGCCGCTTGTCGGAAAGATGCTCATGCACTCCGGCATCCGCAGTGATTTCAACCTGATCATCGTGGCCATCAAGCGATCCGACGGCACCATGATCTACAATCCATCGCCCCATGAGACACTCCAGGGGGACGACACTCTGGTAGCCATCGGACCCAGGGACAACCTGGACCGCTTCGCGGACCAACTGGGCGGGAAATCCCCACAATGA
- a CDS encoding acetyl-CoA C-acetyltransferase has translation MHQAVIVSAVRTPVGSFGRSLCTVSAVKLGVIAVKEALARIGLSGEQVDEVILGNVLQGGQGQNPARQVAIHSGIPYTIPAYTINKVCASGLKSVALAAQAVMLGDAEVVVAGGIENMSDAPYALPQARWGHRMGEGRLVDLMIHDGLWDIFYGYHMGITAENIAERFGVSREDQDRFALESHQKAEAAIRSGRFRDEIVPVSIPQKKGDPVLFDTDEHPRFGTTLEALSKLKPAFKPGGTVTAGNASGINDGAGAIVVMSERKAADLNLTPLACIRSYASAGVDPAIMGTGPIPASRKALEKAGWTVDDLDLIEANEAFASQAITVNREMGWDTSKVNVYGGAIALGHPIGASGARILTTLLYEMKRRGARKGLATLCIGGGQGLAMTVEAP, from the coding sequence ATGCATCAAGCGGTCATTGTGAGCGCAGTCCGAACGCCGGTCGGAAGTTTCGGCAGGTCGTTGTGTACCGTTTCCGCCGTAAAGTTGGGTGTCATTGCGGTGAAGGAGGCGCTGGCGCGGATCGGCCTTTCGGGGGAACAGGTGGACGAGGTGATCCTGGGGAACGTGCTCCAGGGCGGCCAGGGGCAGAATCCAGCCCGGCAGGTCGCCATACATTCAGGGATTCCCTACACCATCCCCGCCTATACCATTAATAAGGTCTGTGCCTCCGGTCTCAAATCGGTAGCCCTGGCGGCTCAGGCCGTCATGCTCGGTGACGCCGAGGTGGTGGTGGCGGGAGGCATCGAGAACATGAGTGACGCTCCGTATGCGCTGCCGCAGGCCCGCTGGGGGCACCGGATGGGCGAAGGTCGCCTGGTGGACCTCATGATCCACGATGGACTGTGGGACATCTTCTACGGCTACCACATGGGGATCACCGCTGAAAACATCGCGGAACGGTTCGGTGTGAGCCGGGAAGACCAGGATCGTTTTGCTTTGGAAAGTCATCAGAAGGCGGAAGCCGCCATCCGAAGCGGCCGGTTCAGAGACGAGATTGTGCCGGTTTCGATCCCTCAGAAGAAGGGCGATCCGGTGCTTTTCGATACCGATGAGCATCCGAGGTTCGGCACGACCCTGGAAGCGCTTTCGAAACTGAAGCCGGCGTTCAAGCCCGGTGGAACAGTCACCGCCGGGAACGCCTCGGGAATCAACGACGGCGCGGGCGCCATTGTGGTCATGTCCGAACGGAAGGCCGCGGACCTGAATCTAACGCCGCTCGCCTGCATCCGTTCCTACGCATCGGCCGGAGTCGATCCCGCCATCATGGGCACCGGCCCCATTCCGGCCAGCCGCAAGGCGCTGGAAAAGGCCGGCTGGACCGTAGATGACCTGGATCTCATCGAGGCCAACGAGGCGTTTGCGTCTCAAGCCATCACCGTCAATCGAGAAATGGGCTGGGACACATCCAAGGTCAACGTGTACGGCGGCGCCATCGCGTTAGGTCATCCCATCGGCGCTTCCGGCGCCCGGATCCTGACCACTCTGCTCTACGAAATGAAGCGACGGGGCGCCCGAAAGGGACTGGCCACATTGTGCATCGGAGGCGGGCAGGGTCTCGCCATGACCGTGGAAGCCCCCTGA
- a CDS encoding enoyl-CoA hydratase/isomerase family protein, which produces MAYENILFEVQDGIALLTFNRPKALNALNPQTLEEVRDAVERVRQDDALRVLVFTGAGDKAFVAGADISELQKMNPLEARLFAERGQEIVFSLEALPKPVIACVNGFALGGGCELAMSCDFIYASERAQFGQPEINLGIIPGFGGTQRLARLIGRAKAKEICMTGERISAQEAKALGLVAKVFPAETLLEETLKAARNLAEKSRVALRAIKQAVDRGMDVDLKTGCAFEAEAFGVCFAGQDAREGTTAFLEKRKPHFTGTFTN; this is translated from the coding sequence ATGGCTTACGAGAACATCCTTTTCGAAGTTCAAGACGGGATAGCACTGCTCACCTTCAACCGGCCTAAGGCTCTGAATGCTCTGAATCCCCAGACTCTGGAAGAAGTGAGAGATGCTGTGGAGCGGGTTCGACAGGACGACGCCCTCCGGGTTCTGGTATTCACCGGCGCCGGTGACAAGGCGTTTGTGGCCGGCGCGGACATATCGGAACTCCAGAAGATGAACCCACTGGAAGCTCGGCTTTTCGCCGAGCGCGGACAGGAGATTGTTTTCAGCCTGGAGGCGCTGCCCAAGCCGGTCATCGCCTGTGTCAACGGGTTCGCCTTGGGCGGCGGCTGCGAACTGGCCATGAGCTGCGACTTCATCTACGCTTCGGAACGGGCGCAGTTCGGCCAGCCCGAGATCAATCTGGGCATAATTCCCGGCTTTGGAGGCACTCAGCGCCTGGCCCGGCTGATCGGTAGAGCCAAGGCCAAGGAAATATGCATGACCGGCGAGCGTATCAGCGCTCAGGAAGCCAAGGCACTGGGCCTGGTGGCCAAGGTCTTTCCAGCAGAAACCCTCCTGGAGGAAACCCTCAAGGCCGCGCGCAACCTGGCGGAAAAGAGCCGCGTAGCCCTCAGAGCCATCAAACAGGCGGTGGACCGGGGGATGGACGTGGACCTGAAAACGGGTTGCGCCTTCGAAGCGGAGGCGTTCGGCGTCTGCTTCGCGGGTCAGGACGCCAGGGAAGGAACCACCGCCTTCCTGGAAAAACGGAAGCCTCATTTCACTGGCACCTTCACGAACTGA
- a CDS encoding acyl-CoA dehydrogenase, with amino-acid sequence MNFELTEEQRMIQDMARKFAEREIAPVAAELDRTHRHPEEIVKKMGELGLMGVTIPEVYGGAGMDYVSYALATMEISKACASCGVIMSVCNSLYNFPVYAFGSEEQKQKYLRPVASGEALGCYGLTESGAGSDPAAMRTTAVLDGDEWVINGEKKFISNGNVARYCVLAAVTDRSKGYKGISSFVMDLESTPGFRVGKLEEKLGINATGTAELVFEDARVPKENLLGKEGEGFKQMLTTLDGGRIGIASQAIGIGRAALQTAIEYSKTREQFGRPISSFQAIQWKIADIATQLDAAELLTLRAAWLEQNGRPYEKEAAMAKMYASDTTMWATVECLQILGGYGYCKEYPMERHLRDAKITQIYEGTNEIMRLVIARNIVGKK; translated from the coding sequence ATGAATTTCGAGCTGACCGAAGAACAAAGAATGATTCAAGACATGGCCCGCAAGTTCGCCGAGCGTGAGATCGCTCCGGTCGCCGCCGAACTGGATCGCACCCATCGCCATCCGGAAGAGATCGTCAAGAAGATGGGGGAACTGGGCCTCATGGGCGTCACCATTCCCGAGGTCTATGGGGGGGCCGGAATGGACTACGTGAGTTACGCGCTGGCGACCATGGAGATTTCCAAGGCATGCGCATCCTGCGGCGTGATCATGAGCGTGTGCAACAGCCTCTACAACTTCCCGGTCTATGCATTCGGGTCCGAAGAACAGAAGCAAAAGTACCTCCGGCCCGTCGCCAGCGGCGAAGCCCTGGGCTGCTATGGACTGACGGAATCCGGAGCGGGTTCGGACCCTGCCGCCATGAGAACGACAGCGGTGCTGGACGGCGATGAATGGGTGATCAACGGAGAAAAGAAGTTCATCAGCAACGGAAACGTTGCCCGCTACTGCGTGCTCGCGGCCGTGACGGACCGGAGCAAGGGCTACAAGGGCATCAGCTCCTTTGTGATGGACCTGGAGAGCACGCCCGGCTTCCGCGTGGGGAAATTGGAAGAAAAGCTTGGGATCAACGCCACTGGCACCGCCGAGCTCGTTTTCGAAGACGCCCGGGTTCCCAAGGAGAACCTCCTCGGCAAGGAAGGCGAAGGCTTCAAGCAAATGCTCACCACCCTGGACGGCGGCCGCATCGGCATCGCCTCTCAGGCCATCGGCATCGGCCGTGCGGCGCTCCAAACCGCCATCGAATACAGCAAGACCCGGGAACAGTTCGGTCGCCCCATATCGAGTTTCCAGGCCATCCAGTGGAAGATCGCCGACATCGCCACGCAGCTGGACGCCGCGGAACTGCTGACCTTGCGAGCCGCGTGGCTGGAACAGAACGGCCGGCCCTACGAAAAAGAAGCGGCCATGGCCAAGATGTATGCTTCGGACACGACCATGTGGGCGACGGTCGAATGCCTCCAGATCCTGGGCGGCTACGGATACTGCAAGGAATATCCGATGGAACGACACCTGCGCGACGCCAAGATCACCCAGATCTACGAAGGCACCAATGAAATCATGCGGCTGGTGATCGCCAGAAACATCGTGGGAAAGAAGTAA
- the rpsU gene encoding 30S ribosomal protein S21 — MAEFETRDSFEKKIRKLRKDFQKNVQPVLRRHNYYLSKGERRRIKRKKAIKRIQRRMRRLVGAA; from the coding sequence ATGGCGGAATTCGAGACGAGAGACAGTTTCGAAAAAAAGATCCGTAAACTTCGGAAAGATTTTCAGAAGAACGTGCAGCCCGTGCTGCGCCGCCACAATTACTATCTTTCCAAGGGCGAACGACGGCGCATCAAGCGCAAGAAGGCCATCAAGCGGATCCAGCGTCGGATGCGTCGACTGGTCGGCGCGGCGTGA
- the fusA gene encoding elongation factor G, producing MAELQKLKAIRNIGIIAHIDAGKTTVTERILYYTGRSHRIGEVHEGTAVMDWMEQEQERGITITSAVTTCHWKGHEIHLIDTPGHVDFTIEVERSLRVLDGAIAVFCGVGGVEPQSETVWHQADKYHVPKIAFVNKMDRIGADLPAVLDQMREKLKANPLLLQLPVGREAEFRGVIDLLEMKQVTWFDETLGASYEYGEIEPELLDAAREAREELVARVAEWDDGLMERYLEGLPIDSAQLIPVIRKLTLELRMVPVLCGSALKNKGIQPLLDAIGHYLPCPMDVPPVQGIHPVTKEPEKRLSSVSEPFAALAFKIFMDQGRKLTYARIYSGKVRAGDMVYNVTKGTRERLSRIFQMHANKRERQEEAEAGSIVALMGLKSATTGDTLCDPDHPILLESIEFYQPVISTAVEPKTRADQDKLLEALQRLAEEDPTFLFQENEDTGQMVISGMGELHLEIIVTRLQREYNVNVNVGKPQVVYRETIQKEARGLGVFDREISGSRQFAGVELFLSPRGRNKGNLIESRVRDGSIPDAFLGAVEEGVSDALTSGEILGYPVTDTLVTLVGGQAQEGISTELAFRVAAAMAFRDAFRQGDPTLLEPYMAVEILVPEEFLGEVIADLNLRKGRIEGISARKAVQVVEAMVPLSKMFGYSTTLRSATQGRATFSMQFSHFDLLCEPKSF from the coding sequence ATGGCCGAGCTACAAAAGCTGAAGGCAATCCGAAACATAGGCATCATCGCTCACATCGATGCCGGCAAGACCACCGTCACTGAAAGGATCCTCTATTACACCGGAAGATCCCACAGGATCGGAGAAGTCCACGAGGGCACGGCGGTGATGGATTGGATGGAGCAGGAACAGGAACGGGGTATCACCATCACCTCCGCCGTTACCACCTGTCACTGGAAGGGCCACGAAATCCACCTTATCGATACTCCCGGGCACGTAGACTTCACCATTGAGGTGGAGCGGTCCCTCAGAGTCCTCGACGGAGCCATCGCCGTCTTTTGCGGTGTGGGCGGCGTCGAACCCCAGTCCGAAACGGTCTGGCACCAGGCCGACAAGTATCACGTCCCCAAGATCGCGTTCGTCAATAAGATGGATCGGATCGGTGCCGATCTGCCGGCCGTTTTGGACCAGATGCGGGAGAAGCTGAAGGCGAATCCGCTTCTGCTGCAGCTTCCCGTGGGCCGGGAAGCCGAGTTTCGCGGTGTGATCGATCTTTTGGAAATGAAGCAGGTGACCTGGTTCGACGAGACGCTGGGGGCCAGCTACGAATACGGTGAGATCGAGCCGGAGCTTCTGGACGCGGCCCGCGAGGCGCGCGAGGAGCTCGTGGCGCGGGTGGCCGAGTGGGACGACGGACTCATGGAACGCTATCTCGAGGGGCTCCCCATCGATTCGGCCCAACTCATCCCGGTGATCCGGAAGCTCACCCTGGAACTTAGAATGGTCCCCGTATTGTGCGGTTCGGCTTTGAAGAACAAGGGCATTCAGCCCCTCCTGGACGCCATCGGCCATTACCTTCCGTGTCCCATGGACGTGCCGCCCGTTCAAGGGATCCATCCGGTCACCAAGGAACCGGAGAAGCGGCTGAGCAGTGTTTCGGAACCCTTTGCGGCACTGGCGTTCAAGATTTTCATGGACCAGGGGCGGAAGCTCACCTACGCCCGCATCTACTCCGGCAAGGTGCGTGCGGGGGACATGGTTTACAACGTTACCAAGGGAACACGCGAGAGGCTTTCCAGGATTTTCCAGATGCACGCCAACAAGCGGGAGCGGCAGGAGGAAGCCGAAGCGGGCAGCATCGTGGCGCTGATGGGCCTGAAGTCGGCCACCACCGGGGATACCCTCTGCGACCCTGATCATCCAATCCTACTGGAATCCATCGAGTTTTATCAGCCGGTGATCTCAACCGCCGTTGAGCCCAAGACCCGGGCTGACCAGGACAAGTTGCTGGAAGCCCTGCAGCGGCTGGCCGAAGAAGATCCCACCTTCCTTTTCCAGGAAAACGAAGACACGGGACAGATGGTCATCAGCGGCATGGGGGAGTTGCACCTGGAGATCATCGTGACCCGCCTGCAGCGCGAATACAACGTGAATGTCAACGTGGGCAAACCCCAGGTCGTTTACCGGGAAACCATTCAAAAGGAAGCCCGGGGCCTCGGAGTGTTCGACCGTGAGATCTCCGGTTCCCGCCAGTTTGCCGGCGTGGAACTGTTTCTGAGCCCGCGGGGCAGGAACAAGGGGAACCTGATCGAGAGCCGGGTTCGAGACGGTTCGATACCCGACGCCTTCCTTGGAGCCGTGGAAGAAGGCGTGAGCGATGCGCTGACGAGCGGGGAGATCCTCGGGTACCCGGTGACGGACACGCTGGTAACCCTCGTGGGCGGCCAGGCGCAGGAAGGTATTTCTACGGAACTCGCCTTTCGGGTGGCCGCCGCCATGGCGTTTCGGGACGCGTTCAGACAGGGCGACCCCACCTTGTTGGAACCGTACATGGCCGTTGAGATCCTGGTGCCCGAAGAATTCCTGGGCGAGGTGATCGCGGATCTCAACCTGAGGAAAGGTCGTATCGAAGGGATCAGCGCGCGAAAGGCCGTCCAGGTGGTTGAAGCCATGGTGCCGCTTTCCAAGATGTTCGGGTATTCGACGACTCTGCGAAGCGCCACCCAGGGGCGGGCTACCTTCAGTATGCAGTTCTCTCATTTCGACCTGCTCTGTGAGCCGAAGAGCTTCTGA
- the rplQ gene encoding 50S ribosomal protein L17 has protein sequence MRHQKSGRKLNRNSSHRLAMFRNMVTSLLDEERIYTTVPKAKELRRWTDWMITLGKRGDLHARRQVLSVVRDKGVVHKLFAELGPRYQNRPGGFTRIVKMGFRRGDAAPMCLIELLPEGDKPVGSKAGSQSAAKD, from the coding sequence ATGCGGCACCAGAAATCCGGGAGAAAACTGAATCGGAACTCCAGTCACCGCCTCGCCATGTTTCGCAACATGGTGACTTCCCTGCTCGATGAGGAAAGGATTTACACCACCGTGCCGAAGGCGAAGGAACTGCGCCGTTGGACCGATTGGATGATCACGTTGGGAAAGCGCGGCGACCTGCACGCTCGGCGGCAGGTACTCTCCGTGGTTCGTGACAAGGGTGTGGTGCATAAGCTCTTCGCCGAACTGGGGCCACGGTATCAGAACCGGCCCGGTGGGTTCACTCGAATCGTCAAGATGGGTTTCCGGCGGGGGGATGCCGCTCCCATGTGCCTGATCGAACTGCTGCCGGAAGGCGACAAGCCGGTCGGTTCCAAGGCAGGTTCTCAATCCGCGGCGAAAGATTGA
- a CDS encoding DNA-directed RNA polymerase subunit alpha: MQKNWRDLIRPKRLEVEAGERPDRHGKFICEPLERGFGTTLGNALRRTLLSSLRGAAITDVKIDGVLHEFSSVPGVLEDVTDIILNLKEVRLKVKGETPRTFLIEKEGEGVVTAADIRGNSGLQVLNPEKHICTLAKDGKLRMELTVKDGKGYVPADWETSEDLPIGAIPIDAVYSPIQKVNYVVTQARVGQRTDYDKLTIEIWTDGSVTPEDALAFAAKILKEQLSVFINFEEGVEPSEDEYTEEEPPFNEHLFRSVDELELSVRSANCLKNADIRYIGELVQKSEGEMLKTKNFGRKSLNEIKEILSEMGLSLGMKLDSFPSREEIEARRKEEE, translated from the coding sequence ATGCAGAAAAACTGGCGCGACTTGATTCGGCCTAAACGCTTGGAAGTGGAAGCGGGAGAACGACCCGATCGACATGGAAAGTTCATCTGTGAGCCGCTGGAACGGGGCTTCGGAACCACACTGGGAAATGCCCTGCGGCGGACGCTGCTTTCCTCCTTGAGAGGCGCCGCCATTACGGACGTGAAGATCGACGGCGTCCTCCATGAATTTTCATCGGTGCCCGGGGTGCTTGAAGACGTTACGGACATCATTTTGAATCTCAAGGAAGTCCGCCTGAAGGTCAAGGGGGAAACGCCCAGGACGTTCCTGATCGAAAAGGAGGGCGAAGGGGTCGTCACCGCCGCCGACATTCGGGGTAACTCGGGCCTACAGGTGCTCAACCCGGAAAAGCATATCTGTACCCTTGCCAAGGACGGGAAGCTGCGCATGGAATTGACCGTCAAGGATGGCAAAGGTTATGTGCCTGCGGATTGGGAAACCAGCGAAGATCTCCCCATCGGGGCGATTCCCATTGATGCGGTCTATTCGCCGATCCAGAAGGTGAATTACGTCGTTACCCAGGCACGCGTCGGACAGCGCACCGATTACGACAAGCTGACCATAGAGATCTGGACGGATGGCAGCGTTACGCCCGAAGACGCGCTGGCCTTTGCGGCGAAGATTCTGAAAGAACAGTTGTCGGTTTTCATCAATTTCGAGGAAGGCGTGGAACCCTCCGAGGACGAGTACACCGAGGAGGAGCCGCCTTTCAACGAACACTTGTTCCGGAGTGTTGATGAACTGGAACTCTCGGTTCGTTCGGCCAATTGTCTCAAGAACGCCGATATCCGCTACATCGGAGAATTGGTTCAGAAGTCGGAAGGCGAGATGCTCAAGACGAAGAATTTCGGCCGCAAGTCGCTTAACGAAATCAAGGAGATCCTCAGTGAAATGGGGTTGTCGCTCGGTATGAAACTGGATAGTTTTCCCAGTCGGGAAGAGATCGAGGCACGCAGAAAGGAAGAAGAGTAG
- the rpsD gene encoding 30S ribosomal protein S4, with translation MARNTGPVCRLCRRENMKLYLKGDRCYSDKCALERRSYPPGQHGQRRGKLSNYGLQLREKQKIKRIYGLQEKQYKNYFKEADRQKGVTGTNFLVLLERRLDNTVYRLGFANSRSQARQMVRHNHFLVNGRKVNIPSYLLQPGDVVAVREKSRQIGAITEALDAVPRRGVPAWLELDKEKFQGVFRSIPTREEMNLPVQEQLVVEFYSK, from the coding sequence TTGGCTCGTAACACAGGCCCGGTGTGCCGGCTGTGCCGGCGCGAAAATATGAAGCTCTACCTGAAAGGGGACCGTTGTTACTCTGACAAGTGTGCACTCGAACGCCGGAGTTACCCTCCGGGTCAGCACGGGCAGAGGCGCGGGAAGTTGTCCAACTACGGGCTGCAGCTGCGTGAAAAGCAGAAGATCAAGCGCATCTACGGGCTGCAGGAAAAACAGTACAAGAACTATTTCAAGGAAGCCGACCGGCAGAAGGGGGTGACGGGTACCAACTTCCTCGTGCTTTTGGAGCGGCGGCTCGACAACACGGTCTATCGGCTCGGGTTCGCCAATTCCCGATCCCAGGCCCGGCAGATGGTCCGTCACAACCACTTCCTGGTCAACGGCCGAAAGGTCAATATTCCGTCCTATCTGTTGCAGCCCGGGGACGTGGTAGCGGTCAGGGAAAAGAGCCGGCAGATCGGAGCGATCACGGAAGCCCTGGATGCGGTGCCCCGCCGTGGGGTGCCCGCCTGGCTCGAACTGGACAAGGAGAAATTCCAGGGCGTCTTCCGGTCGATCCCGACCCGGGAGGAGATGAATCTGCCCGTCCAGGAACAGTTGGTCGTCGAATTCTACTCCAAGTAA